A segment of the Petrotoga olearia DSM 13574 genome:
TTCTCAAGCTTAACTTTCTTTAAAACTTCATAAGCCTTGTCCTTTGAGGTCTTGTTCTTTTCTCCTAAGATTAACAAAGGCAATTGGACATTTTCTAAAACCGTCAAAACAGGAATTAGATTAAAAAATTGAAAAACAAAACCCATGTTTTTGGCCCTGAAGGAAGTTCGTTCTTCTTCTTTCAAATTTTGGAATGGAACCCCTTTAAAATAAATCTCGCCTCTTGTAGGATTATCTATTGCAGAAAGGCAATTAAGTAAGGTCGTTTTACCTGAACCGGAAGGCCCTAATATACCAATAAATTCACCTTTTTTAATCGTTAAGGTAACGTTCTTTAAAGCCTCTACTTTTACCCTCTTATCGTTGTACACTTTGTACAATTCAATCGCTTTTATCAAAGCACTATTTTTACTCTCAACTTCCATTATCCTATCTCCCTCAAACTGTCTGCTGGTGTGATTTTAGTTATCAAAAAAGAAGGTATCATCAAGGTTAGAAAAGTGACTAAATACACCATTCCAACTATACCGATTACATTCAACAAAGGAAAATAAAAATCAACATTTCCTAAAAACTGAAAGATGGCGAAAATAATATCCTTTGCGACTAAGTAACCTCCAACAAGACCTATGAAAGCTCCTACTGAAACAATGCTGAAATTTTCAATGAGAAGCCCCTTGGTTATATCTTTTGAGCTTGAACCGATTGCTCTTAGAGTTCCGATTATTCTTTGGCGAATTATGCATGATCTTACAGAGTACAGTGCCAGTCCTGAAAATCCACTAATCAATCCAAGATAAAGCATTCCAGTTGCTAGAGAAATTATACCATCAACCCCATTATAAATGTTTTGTAATTCCTCCTCTATAAAAATGGGGAAATCAAAAGTTGACATATATTTCTGTTTAATTTCATCTATATTTTCTTTAGGCACATTCCCTAAAAGTATATCGATACTTTTCACACTATTAGGTTTAGAAATTATATTTGCTACATATTTTACAGGAATTGTAATATCTTTTAAGTTAAAAAAACCAACGACATCGTAAGAAACATTAGATACTCCACCTAAGGGTGTAATAGAAGAAAGATTACCCTTCACGTACTCTGGAATTTGTTCTTCATCACTAAATTTTCCATAAAGAACGGTATTTTTACTTTTCAGTTCCTCTCTCCAATCTGTTACTGTTTCCGATGGAATTATCGCCGATTCAAGAAAAGTATCGTCTACAAAAGCTATGATCTGTGAATCGAGAATGGCAATTTGAACCTTTGTTGGCTTTTCTATCCCTTCATAAACAGCTATATCATCAGAAAAAAATAGGTTTTTTATAGGATTTGATACAACCAAAAAATTATATCCAAATAATCCTTCTTGCATAGAAGTATCAACAAACCTAACCAAATTCGCTGGTATGGAAGAAATAACAATCAAACCAAAAATAATTATACCAAACATTAAAGAAAGCATTAAAACTCTAACTGGGAATCTTTCAACATACGAAAATCCCAAAAGAAAAGGAACACTCTTCTTTGAGGAAAACACTTTAGAAAACCTTTTTAAAATTGGAATTATAGAAGTAAAAAAAAGAACAACAATAACACCGAATAAAAAGGCTCTTTGAAAAATAAAATTAAAAGCTAACACTCCAGAAGAGAGACTAAAATATGTTTTACTAAGTATCATCAGAAAAATGGATAACCCAACATTAAATAAAGGATTTTTCAATACAAATACTAATCCCAATGAAATTAGAATTAATCCCAGGATTTCAAACTCATTTGCAAATGAAATTAGCAGAAAACCTGATATAATAAAAAGAATGGAAAACCACCCGTTAATACCATGAGGAACATATGCCTCCACATCTTTTTTCAAGGATTCTACGGGAGAATTGTTGGAAATATGTAACCCTTTAATCATAAAAATAAGCAGGGGTATTATAATACCTATTAAAAAGCCTAATATTATTGTTTGAAGACTTAATTCATAAGGAGCGATTGTAAAACTTCCCAAAGTTTCGAAAGTTAGACCTGATGCAATTTCACCAAGTTGATTTAATAGGACAGCTCCTATTTTCGCCCCCAAAACAACTCCTATTAGTGAAGATATCCCAAAATATAACAAAGCCTCCATAAAGAAAAGAAATAAGATCTTACCTCTTTTAAAACCTAAAATCCTTAAAATACCTACCGTTTTTTCTTGCTCGTTTGCAAAATTGTTCCCGAAAACGATAACTAATATTAAACCCGCCATTATTGAAAAAAAACTAAAGGCAAGAACAATATACCCCAGAATTTCATTTGCAGGAGAATTTAAAAAATCTTCTTTTATATTAATAATCTGCAGATTTGAAGGAATCGGAATATCAGAAATATGTACATTTTCAGATTCAACAAAATCCACATAAGCTTTTGAGGGAAAAACTGTATTCCCTTCGAAATCTGATACATTAACAAAAACCGATCCCGGATACTGTGCCATTTCTCCTCGATAATTCAAAAAACCATTCTCACCAACATGTGAAATCTCTAAATTCTTTGAACCCCCTGGCATGTGAATTATAATGGTTTCTCCTTCATCAATTCCACTTTCTTTTGCTATCTCTTTAGATACAACTACTTTACCAGGGCTTATATCAATATTTTGACCAACAAAGTTTGAAAGATCTTCTCCTTTAACCGCAACAACCAGAACTTCTAAAAAACGTCCATTATGCTCTATTCTTCCCAAACTTTCTGAAACCGGTAGAATATTCTTTATTTTGGGATCGCTTTTTATATCGTCTAAAATCATTTGTGACAAGGGAAAAGAGAAAAATAATGATGTCCTGTTATTAACAATAAAAGCATCTGCTTGACCAAAATTAACTTCCACTTGAGTTTTCCTATAAGAAACTATCGAATCATTAAGCGAAAGAGAAGAAACAGTTAACAAAGAAGGAATGATAGCCCCCAACACTAACAAAATGCTCACTTGCCATCTTTTTAAAAAATTGCGAAGGGCGAATTTCCAAAAAAACACTAAACCATCTCCCAAATGTGCGTTATTCAATGTCCAATGTTATTTTATCAAATTACTTTAAAAAATACTATAGTTTAACAAAAAATATATCAAAATTCACTACATTCTAAAATGAATTCGTGAGCTCAAGAAAGTTCTTTATATAAAAATAATAAAAAAAAGAAAATTAACCTTCAAAAAAATTCGATATAATTTTTTTGGTTAGAGTTTCTAAAGACACTAAGAGTCTAAAAAACGGGAGGAGAAAGACAAAAATGCCAGAAGTAAAAGAATTTCAAGCTGAAACAAAACAATTACTCAACCTAATAATAAACTCCATTTACACCCACAAAGACATATTTTTAAGAGAGTTGATTTCTAACGCATCGGACGCCCTTGATAAAATAAGATTCCTATCTTTAAAAGACCCCAACGTTTTACAAAACGATACTGACTTGCGGATAAGGATAGAAATAGACAAAGATAACAACACATTGATAGTTGAAGATAACGGTATTGGAATGTCATATGAAGAAGTAATCGAAAATTTGGGAACTATCGCAAAATCAGGCACAAAAAACTTTCTTCAACAACTAAAACAGGCTCAAATAGGAAACAGCCTAACTGTAGATAAGGAAAACACTATAATAAACCTAATAGGTCAATTTGGCGTTGGGTTTTATTCGGTATTCATGGTTGCTAAAAAAGTTATTGTAGAAACAAAAAAGTGGGATCAGGATAAAGGTGTAAGATGGGAGTCTGATGGAATAGGAACTTATTCAATTGAAGAATGTGAAAAGGCCAATAGAGGGACTAAGATTACCCTAATATTGAAAGATGATCTAGATGAGGATGAAAATTATTTGGATCAATACAAAATTCAAGAATTAGTCAAAAAACATTCTAACTATATAAAATATCCCATCAAAATTAAATGGGAAGAAGAAGTAGAATCTGGTAAAAAGAAGATCACCAATAAAATACTCAATTCAATGGTCCCATTATGGAACAAAAGCAAAGAAGAAATCTCTCAAAATGAATACAACGAGTTCTACAAAGAACATTTTTACGATTGGAACGATCCTTTCGATGTCATTCATTTTAAAGCTGAAGGAACAACGGTTGAATTCACAGCATTGCTTTATATCCCTTCTAAGTTACCGTTTACCTTTTTCAGTAAAGATTACAAAAGGGGTTTAAACCTCTATTCAAAGAACGTTTTTATAATGGAAAACTGTGAAGAAGTACTACCCGATTATTTGGGTTTCGTTAAAGGATTGGTGGACTCTCCGGACTTCTCTTTGAATATCTCAAGAGAAATACTTCAGAAAAACAAACAACTAAAAGTAATAAGAAAAAATATTGAAAAAAAGATATTAGATGCTTTAAAATCAAAACTCGAAAACGAAAGAGAAAAATACGTGGAATTTTGGAATGAATTCGGGAAGGTTATAAAAGCAGGATTATACCAGAATATACAAGAAAAAGAAAAAGTCCAAGATCTACTTTTATTCGAAAGTTCTACGTCTGATAAAAATATGGTAACCCTTAAAGAATACATTTCAAAAATGAAAGAAGACCAAGGTAATTATATATATTACGCAGTAGGAGAAAGCAAAGATATTATTGAAAACCTACCTCAAATGGAATCCTTCAAAGAAAAAGGTTATGAGGTTTTGTATTTAACAGATGAAATAGACGAATTTCTTATAAAATTGATGCATGACTACGAAGGGAAAGAATTCAAATCGATCAGCAGTTCAAATGTAAAAATAGATGAGAAATTTAAAGAAAAAGAAGAAGAAAACAAAGACTTACTCCAAAAAATAAAAGAATATCTTAAAGACAAAGTAAAAGATGTTAGATTAACTGATAAATTGAAGGAATCCCCAGCGTGTATAGTAAGTGCCAATGAAGCAATCTCCTTAAACATGGAGAAAACTTTAAAAAATTTAGAGCAACTACCGTTTGAAGCTGAAAAGGTTTTAGAACTAAATCCTGACCATCAAGTATTTAAAATATTAACAGATATATACCAAAAAGATCCCAACTCAGAAGAAATTAAAGATTACGCAGAATTGCTTTACAACCAATCTTTGTTACTTGAAGGATTAGAAATCGAAGATAAAACAACATTTGCAAAACTGATTACAAAACTAATGATAAAATCAAAAAATTAAAGGCGCCCGACAGGGGCGTTTTTTAATTAATAATTGTTGCTAATTTTTATAAACTCTTCTATCTTTTCCCCCACATTCAACATCCCATTTTAATTTCAAAACGTTTATGTAATTGACAATGTTTCTATTTTTATCTAATGCGTTCTAAATGGATTTTTATAAACATATGGTATAATTAAAAAATAAACTTATACTTTTTACCGAACTTCGAGGGGGAATCCATGCCACAACAGAGGGATATTCTTTTTTTCATTTTTTTATTATTACCTTCATTTTTCTTTGGTTTTTCCATAGATTATGATCCATCCAACAACGCCAACATCATATTTTTTGAAACGCAAAGTAAGTTCGAAATTTATCCAAACGATTCAAAGACTATTTACAAAATTTCTTTCGAGGGGGAAATTTTTGAGCAAGCTAATTACAAAATCAGTAAAGGACCTGTAAAAGAAGTTTCTACTTCAAAAAATGTAATTACAATCAAATTTCTTTATCCAATGAACGATTTAGAAATAAAAGATGATAGGATAATCTTTTTTGGATATAAACCATACATTTTTCAGCAGATAAACTTTCAAAAAATAAAGTTAGATGACGCTATAGATATGTTGTT
Coding sequences within it:
- the htpG gene encoding molecular chaperone HtpG, which translates into the protein MPEVKEFQAETKQLLNLIINSIYTHKDIFLRELISNASDALDKIRFLSLKDPNVLQNDTDLRIRIEIDKDNNTLIVEDNGIGMSYEEVIENLGTIAKSGTKNFLQQLKQAQIGNSLTVDKENTIINLIGQFGVGFYSVFMVAKKVIVETKKWDQDKGVRWESDGIGTYSIEECEKANRGTKITLILKDDLDEDENYLDQYKIQELVKKHSNYIKYPIKIKWEEEVESGKKKITNKILNSMVPLWNKSKEEISQNEYNEFYKEHFYDWNDPFDVIHFKAEGTTVEFTALLYIPSKLPFTFFSKDYKRGLNLYSKNVFIMENCEEVLPDYLGFVKGLVDSPDFSLNISREILQKNKQLKVIRKNIEKKILDALKSKLENEREKYVEFWNEFGKVIKAGLYQNIQEKEKVQDLLLFESSTSDKNMVTLKEYISKMKEDQGNYIYYAVGESKDIIENLPQMESFKEKGYEVLYLTDEIDEFLIKLMHDYEGKEFKSISSSNVKIDEKFKEKEEENKDLLQKIKEYLKDKVKDVRLTDKLKESPACIVSANEAISLNMEKTLKNLEQLPFEAEKVLELNPDHQVFKILTDIYQKDPNSEEIKDYAELLYNQSLLLEGLEIEDKTTFAKLITKLMIKSKN
- a CDS encoding ABC transporter ATP-binding protein; its protein translation is MEVESKNSALIKAIELYKVYNDKRVKVEALKNVTLTIKKGEFIGILGPSGSGKTTLLNCLSAIDNPTRGEIYFKGVPFQNLKEEERTSFRAKNMGFVFQFFNLIPVLTVLENVQLPLLILGEKNKTSKDKAYEVLKKVKLENKVERFPYELSGGEQQRVAIARAIIHSPEVIWADEPTGNLDTENGEIIIELLEEIRKEKGTTLVVVTHDLNIAKRADRIIQIRDGIIQEI
- a CDS encoding ABC transporter permease, which produces MFFWKFALRNFLKRWQVSILLVLGAIIPSLLTVSSLSLNDSIVSYRKTQVEVNFGQADAFIVNNRTSLFFSFPLSQMILDDIKSDPKIKNILPVSESLGRIEHNGRFLEVLVVAVKGEDLSNFVGQNIDISPGKVVVSKEIAKESGIDEGETIIIHMPGGSKNLEISHVGENGFLNYRGEMAQYPGSVFVNVSDFEGNTVFPSKAYVDFVESENVHISDIPIPSNLQIINIKEDFLNSPANEILGYIVLAFSFFSIMAGLILVIVFGNNFANEQEKTVGILRILGFKRGKILFLFFMEALLYFGISSLIGVVLGAKIGAVLLNQLGEIASGLTFETLGSFTIAPYELSLQTIILGFLIGIIIPLLIFMIKGLHISNNSPVESLKKDVEAYVPHGINGWFSILFIISGFLLISFANEFEILGLILISLGLVFVLKNPLFNVGLSIFLMILSKTYFSLSSGVLAFNFIFQRAFLFGVIVVLFFTSIIPILKRFSKVFSSKKSVPFLLGFSYVERFPVRVLMLSLMFGIIIFGLIVISSIPANLVRFVDTSMQEGLFGYNFLVVSNPIKNLFFSDDIAVYEGIEKPTKVQIAILDSQIIAFVDDTFLESAIIPSETVTDWREELKSKNTVLYGKFSDEEQIPEYVKGNLSSITPLGGVSNVSYDVVGFFNLKDITIPVKYVANIISKPNSVKSIDILLGNVPKENIDEIKQKYMSTFDFPIFIEEELQNIYNGVDGIISLATGMLYLGLISGFSGLALYSVRSCIIRQRIIGTLRAIGSSSKDITKGLLIENFSIVSVGAFIGLVGGYLVAKDIIFAIFQFLGNVDFYFPLLNVIGIVGMVYLVTFLTLMIPSFLITKITPADSLREIG